A single Primulina eburnea isolate SZY01 chromosome 11, ASM2296580v1, whole genome shotgun sequence DNA region contains:
- the LOC140804513 gene encoding uncharacterized protein, translated as MKRCELCDLKAAIYCRSDKASLCWGCDARVHSANFLVARHSRCLLCGLCRSPTTWAATGAVLSPTMAVCEKCVDGKRGAAGAEVEERKEVVVEEEEENQIALPSESSSCSAEAVFSRKRRLENVKVSFVASDDDDQYCSSYKLNVRAPPPAAVACVLKKEASPPQKVQRTTSFKMGEIGISESGILESLRRFHREELGSGLQMAECYTLSEDGPSAVDLSSCDSS; from the exons ATGAAGAGGTGTGAGTTGTGTGATTTGAAGGCTGCGATTTACTGTAGATCGGACAAGGCGAGCTTGTGCTGGGGTTGCGACGCTAGGGTTCATTCCGCCAACTTTCTGGTGGCGAGGCATTCCAGATGTTTGCTCTGCGGACTGTGCCGGTCGCCGACGACGTGGGCTGCTACCGGTGCTGTTTTGAGCCCCACTATGGCGGTATGCGAGAAATGTGTTGACGGAAAGAGAGGAGCAGCTGGTGCTGAAGTTGAAGAAAGGAaggaggtggtggtggaggaggaggaggagaatCAGATTGCGCTTCCGTCGGAGAGTAGTTCGTGTAGTGCTGAAGCGGTTTTTTCCAGGAAGCGCAGGCTTGAGAATGTGAAAGTCTCTTTCGTTGCGTCCGAT GATGATGATCAATATTGCTCGTCATATAAGCTCAACGTCCGCGCTCCGCCGCCAGCAGCGGTGGCGTGCGTTCTAAAGAAGGAAGCATCACCGCCGCAGAAAGTACAGAGAACGACGTCGTTTAAAATGGGTGAGATCGGGATATCTGAATCGGGGATCTTGGAGAGTCTTCGAAGATTTCATCGCGAAGAATTGGGTTCCGGACTACAAATGGCGGAATGCTACACTCTAAGCGAAGATGGTCCCAGCGCCGTTGATCTCAGTTCCTGCGACTCTTCGTAG